In the genome of Indicator indicator isolate 239-I01 chromosome 8, UM_Iind_1.1, whole genome shotgun sequence, one region contains:
- the ASAH1 gene encoding acid ceramidase, translating to MADWGWALLLPAALLVLAQLVWAPDPYGEECRSKTYPPSGPTFKGNVPTYVINLDLPPSKRWDNLVHDKKTELKVVVQNIKDIANTFFPSGKVVDIVDHEIAHLTATLPYPFNEELRGIANSSGIPLGEIVIFNIFYEIFTVCTSIVAEDKTGKLYHARNLDFGLFLGWDVKNNSWTITRELKPLVVNLDFQRNNKTVFKSTNFAGYIGMVSGVKPDLFTLTMNERFSLDGGYIGIFEWFLGRRDGMWMGFLTRTVLENATSYQDAKDRLAKTRLLAPAYFILGGKNSGEGCVITRSRTAALDIWDLDIKRGTWYVIETNYDRWKPPLILDNRRTPAMKCLNQTMQENISLPTIYDVLSTKPVLNKLTVCTTLMEVYKGHTETYLRECPDPCSPW from the exons ATGGCGGACTGGGGCTGGGCGCTGCTGTTGCCCGCCGCTCTGCTCGTCCTGGCGCAGCTGGTTTGGGCGCCGGACCCG TATGGAGAAGAGTGCAGGAGTAAAACATATCCTCCTTCAGGACCAAC GTTCAAAGGGAATGTACCCACGTATGTCATAAATCTTGATTTACCTCCCAGCAAAAGATGGGATAACTTGGTGCATGACAAAAAGACAGAG CTGAAGGTTGTGGTCCAGAATATTAAAGACATAGCAAATACCTTCTTCCCCAGTGGCAAAGTTGTTGACATAGTGGATCACGAAATA GCTCATCTGACTGCCACGCTTCCTTATCCTTTCAATGAAGAACTCCGAGGGATCGCAAATTCATCTGGGATTCCTTTGG GTGAAATTGTTATTTTTAACATCTTCTATGAAATTTTTACTGTATGTACATCCATAGTGGCAGAAGATAAAACAG GGAAACTATACCATGCCAGAAACTTAGATTTTGGACTGTTTCTTGG GTGGGATGTTAAAAATAATTCCTGGACTATAACTCGGGAACTGAAGCCTCTGGTGGTAAACTTGGACTTCcagagaaacaacaaaacagtatTTAAGTCTACAAATTTTGCAGGATATATAGGCATGGTGTCTGGAGTCAAACCA GACTTGTTCACTCTGACAATGAATGAGCGTTTCAGTCTGGATGGTGGTTATATTG GAATCTTCGAATGGTTCCTTGGTAGAAGAGATGGTATGTGGATGGGCTTTCTTACCAGAACAGTATTAGAGAATGCTACAAG TTACCAAGATGCAAAAGACAGACTGGCCAAAACAAGACTGCTGGCTCCAGCTTACTTTATACTAGGTGGGAAAAATTCTGGAGAGGGATGTGTGATAACTCGTtccaggacagcagcactggaTATCTGGGA CCTTGATATCAAGAGAGGCACGTGGTACGTGATAGAGACAAACTATGATCGCTGGAAGCCTCCTCTGATCTTGGATAATCGTAGAACACCTGCAATGAAATGCCTGAACCAGACAATGCAAGAG aacatCTCCTTACCAACCATTTATGATGTTCTCTCCACAAAGCCTGTTCTCAATAAG CTGACTGTGTGCACAACGTTGATGGAGGTGTATAAGGGCCATACAGAGACTTACCTGCGGGAATGCCCAGATCCCTGTAGTCCTTGGTAG